In Juglans regia cultivar Chandler chromosome 13, Walnut 2.0, whole genome shotgun sequence, the following proteins share a genomic window:
- the LOC109010251 gene encoding uncharacterized protein LOC109010251 isoform X2, which yields MTTPYPSHLLSASNHLHASTKMLIRSHSPRLQGFKGSLRNVKEKSCKLSVKQFRAFQNTRSSISCAINMSAGQSDDPGKLNLEHLIDKARKLWDGCPQPVKRFPWNRALDNFIQLILDLILAVVKYLCVPLLAVSSLSEMSYCAHERKLFLLPVPVLIGIAVAGVFRETALDISPLLKDAEVPWHLIAIATFFTFLKLLGPYYPYWGRIFIPHFANGGLWRTLWFALLWYRRPQKESTKTLQENSGNGTHSELNKL from the exons ATGACAACCCCATATCCCTCTCACTTGTTGTCTGCTTCCAATCATCTCCATGCTTCCACTAAAATGCTCATCAGAAGTCACTCTCCTCGGCTTCAGGGGTTCAAG GGGTCATTGCGGAATGTTAAAGAGAAAAGCTGCAAGTTGAGTGTTAAACAATTTAGGGCATTTCAGAATACTAGGTCCTCGATATCGTGTGCAATAAATATGTCTGCAGGCCAGTCAGACGATCCTGGGAAATTAAACTTGGAACATCTTATTGACAAGGCAAGAAAATTGTGGGACGGTTGTCCTCAACCAGTCAAGAGATTCCCTTGGAACAGAGCACTGGATAATTTCATTCAACTCATCCTTGACCTCATCTTGGCAGTTGTCAAATACTTATGCGTTCCCTTACTGGCAGTTTCCTCTCTTAGTGAGATGTCATACTGTGCACATGAAAGAAAGCTTTTTCTTTTACCTGTTCCAGTTCTCATTGGGATTGCTGTTGCTGGGGTATTCCGAGAGACAGCCCTAGATATATCTCCACTTCTCAAG GATGCAGAAGTTCCCTGGCATCTGATTGCCATTGCAACTTTCTTCACATTTCTCAAATTGCTGGGACCTTATTACCCCTATTGGGGGCGAATTTTTATTCCACACTTTGCAAATGGGGGGTTATGGAGGACTCTGTGGTTTGCACTTTTGTGGTATAGAAGACCCCAAAAGGAATCAACAAAGACATTGCAGGAGAACTCTGGAAACGGAACCCACTCCGAACTAAATAAGCTTTAA
- the LOC109010251 gene encoding uncharacterized protein LOC109010251 isoform X1: MTTPYPSHLLSASNHLHASTKMLIRSHSPRLQGFKQGSLRNVKEKSCKLSVKQFRAFQNTRSSISCAINMSAGQSDDPGKLNLEHLIDKARKLWDGCPQPVKRFPWNRALDNFIQLILDLILAVVKYLCVPLLAVSSLSEMSYCAHERKLFLLPVPVLIGIAVAGVFRETALDISPLLKDAEVPWHLIAIATFFTFLKLLGPYYPYWGRIFIPHFANGGLWRTLWFALLWYRRPQKESTKTLQENSGNGTHSELNKL; the protein is encoded by the exons ATGACAACCCCATATCCCTCTCACTTGTTGTCTGCTTCCAATCATCTCCATGCTTCCACTAAAATGCTCATCAGAAGTCACTCTCCTCGGCTTCAGGGGTTCAAG cAGGGGTCATTGCGGAATGTTAAAGAGAAAAGCTGCAAGTTGAGTGTTAAACAATTTAGGGCATTTCAGAATACTAGGTCCTCGATATCGTGTGCAATAAATATGTCTGCAGGCCAGTCAGACGATCCTGGGAAATTAAACTTGGAACATCTTATTGACAAGGCAAGAAAATTGTGGGACGGTTGTCCTCAACCAGTCAAGAGATTCCCTTGGAACAGAGCACTGGATAATTTCATTCAACTCATCCTTGACCTCATCTTGGCAGTTGTCAAATACTTATGCGTTCCCTTACTGGCAGTTTCCTCTCTTAGTGAGATGTCATACTGTGCACATGAAAGAAAGCTTTTTCTTTTACCTGTTCCAGTTCTCATTGGGATTGCTGTTGCTGGGGTATTCCGAGAGACAGCCCTAGATATATCTCCACTTCTCAAG GATGCAGAAGTTCCCTGGCATCTGATTGCCATTGCAACTTTCTTCACATTTCTCAAATTGCTGGGACCTTATTACCCCTATTGGGGGCGAATTTTTATTCCACACTTTGCAAATGGGGGGTTATGGAGGACTCTGTGGTTTGCACTTTTGTGGTATAGAAGACCCCAAAAGGAATCAACAAAGACATTGCAGGAGAACTCTGGAAACGGAACCCACTCCGAACTAAATAAGCTTTAA